Part of the Triplophysa rosa linkage group LG21, Trosa_1v2, whole genome shotgun sequence genome is shown below.
AAGCTTGAGGACAAACTGTGCCAGTAGCGATTATACTGCCGACAGATTAAaagcgctctctctctttctgtctctctctctctcttgaacAGAATCAAAATAGAAGAGCTGCACTTGTGACACATGTAAGAGTTAATGTTGGCTTTCTTGGCTGGATTCAGACAATTTGTGAAGGACTTTAAAGCTTTTACTGATAGGAGAAGAAGCTCAGTGAGTCTGTATGTCATGAATTATGCATAGAAGATGGCCCCAGAACTGTCATCGAAAATAATCCACAACCTCAAAAgaaatgtttataataaaaaaaacgtgtGTTTCTAAATACTTGCTGTGCATCTCAAACTGCAAATGCAAAGGAAGACTAGAGCTTTGCAAAATACTAAACATTCTATTATTAGCAGCGGTTCTCCAAAAACAAATCCCACCTAATCCATTTTCCTAACATCATTTGTCCCTCAACTACATACGCTCATCAATATTCCTTCCATCTTTTAGATAGAAGACCCACCATGTGAACTTTCGTTCCACAGCCTTGTTGTTTATAAAGAGATGGACATCTTTTCTCGACCGTAATTTTCAGGTTGACTGACATTTTGCTGTCAAGGAATGGTCTTCGTTCACAGAACGTTTCATAAAAGTGCACCTGGAAATCACAGCAAATTACTCTGGATGGCAAGCTGAAGAGAAATGAATGGAGAACAGGCAGAATGGGAGAGAGGAAAGGAATTGATGGCTATTTCAGGAAGTGAGTGTCTGGAATGTCAGCTGCTTGCTCTCGGCTCGCCTCTCTTTCCTATCTCTGAGTCTTTGTCAGAGTCCCTTTCTCAACTTCAAGCCCTCATGACACAAAACTTTTCCGACCACGGAGCCCCTCACCAGATAAATATAGCACACTGTCGCCCCacaattaacacacacacatgtgagcATCTACGTACAGAGCCACTCACAGCAGAGAAGAAAATCTCATAACCTAGACCAAGCATATAAAAGACGGTCAGATAGACAACACAGACCACAGCTAATACGAACTGTGAGACGGGTCTTGAGAGCAACTGTTTTTAATAAGGACAGGCATAAAACTACTTTATTCATAGCCTTTGGGACTCGTCTTATCAATTCAAGACTCTGACTGGATATTGATTTGAGACAAAGAAATCCTCTAAACACTAATGAGCGTGACTAACTCTTCAGCTTATCGATCGGAGTGCAGTCACCACCAGACTTCTTCTTCATCCACAACAAATCCATACATGGAGAAAAGCCGGGGACTCTTTGCTGAGGACTTTGGATCTTTCATGTGTCCAAAAGATGCTTTGGGATTTCCAAGTGAGTTTGAAAACTATTGTGTATTGTACTGTGTATAAGTACACAacttttttctctttaaacaCTTGTTTGTtcctcaaaaacaaacaaacaaacacgcttCTGTACAGAACTATTTTCCTTATGCCTGTACATATTGGCAGGCCACTTACTATATGACAACTGTGATAAATGCACCAAATGTATGCCACAGACTTATTTATGGTCATATGAACTCCACTAATGACATCAAGACTAAATGAGACATTTCACAGTCATGGGGTGAGCTTATGTAAGTTTCTGTGTAGTTGTGTATGTGAAGGCAGATGTATTTTCACACAGCTGTGTCCATGCATGTGTAAAAGTATGTGGTTAAATTCAACACACAATTTTAATGTGCTGTCGAGCATTGTCTGTCCCCTATACAAGGGCATCTGAGGGGCAAATTGAGGGTGCGAAATCGTGGCTCACAGCCAAAGCTGTGACTTCATTGTTGGGGAATGACTCAAGTGACGCAGTCTCGCAGAGATGCCTGCTGCTCAGTGAcattgatatataaatatgaagtaTAGTCAGATTCGTCAAATTCCCACATGTCACTTGAGGTATATTAATGCATAGGAATTCCCATTTGCTATAAAGTGACAGCTGTGAGTACACActcataattaaattaaattgagttTGTTATGATCAGTCACAGATACAGCGGGGGTATTCAAGCTTTTTTAGTCCAGGGACCCTCTGAGTAGATTGAGAGAGGAATTACATGTTTTAATACCCtaagtgttattttattaattgaTTTTCCCGTCCCCTGTATATAACAACAAcattaatatatttacatttactttttatgATGCTTAAATTACACAGATATTACACAGAATAAGAATTGTTGATGTACATTGCCAAAATTGAGAGAGTCTGTTTCCTATTATGAAGACCCCTTGATTAAACCTACAAAATACAGTTGTTAAATTCAACACAATCGTTGCTGAAAGAGTCTGATGGAAAAATCCTCACACTCTAGTCCCAAATATAATCACcagatattaatattttatggtTCACTTTAGACAGAACAGAGACCCCTGGAAACATCAAGACACTGGGAGACACGTACGAATTCACGGTGGATGTCCAAGACTTCTCGCCTGAGGATGTGATAGTCACCACCTCTAACAATCAGATTGAAGTTCATGCTGAAAAGGTAAACACTTGCAGTTTCGGGCTTCCTCTAATACAGTCGAATCTTAAGAATGTGCGAGGCATTTCCTTATGTCTGAATTTTATTCAACAGCTTGCTACTGATGGCACAGTgatgaacacatttacacataaaTGCCAGCTGCCAGAGGATGTGGACCCCACCTCAGTGAAGTCATGTTTAGGGGCTGATGGGACTCTCACTATAAAAGCACAGAGAAACACGGCAAAACTGGAGCATGCACAAACATTTCGCACAGAGATCAAAATCTAGATGTTTCTACTGTAACTTGTTTTATTAACTGTACCTACTAGATACTTAGTCTTGCTTTGTCATTCCTCCATGATCTCATTTCTTTGAccatatacatttaatttaatcatGTTAGATGTAGCCTATGTAAAACATTGAAGACAAATACACTGTTACCGTCAATTTCCCAGCTACACAGATCCCCAACCACATTTTTGACACTGACCAACTTAAAGGGAAAATTCATCccaatattaaaatgttgtcatcatttactcatgcttTAATGGAACACAATAGATGGAATTGACAACCTCAGTCAACATTCACGTTTATTGTACGGAACAATTATGCAATTAAAATGAATGACCGAGTCTGTCAGTGCCTAATAACATTCtacctttgtgttccacagaagaaagaaagccacagAGGCTTGGAACAACATGGCtgcatgagtaaatgatgacagatttatttttatttttttggtcaACTACTCCTCAATAACCTTTGTACAAAGGTAGCCTAACATTTGCTTGCTTACATTGAAACAGATTCTGGATCATGATCATCGCACTGGGACAACATGGATCATAATACAATTTGTAATTAATatcaatgtttaaaatgaagaagaagaaaaaacgcTTCATTGAATCATTCTCACTAGTGGTCTCAAACTTTTGGAAAGTGTGGCAAATAGGATAATGACTCACGCAGTTTTTTCCTGAATACCGTATGCATTGTACTTATAATCattgtaattttaaatgtaaaactgttGTGCGTAATTTTAAACactaatttaaaacaaaacagaataaaacCATTTTATCTGATTAATCCTGGTCTCTCGAttaatatattgatatattttaagctTGTGAGCCAATGGTTTGGTTTGTGTCTGGACATCATGAGCAAATAACAAAGTACTCTATGTCCCTTTGATTAGGCTACTTGTTCTATGAATAGAGTCTGCAGTCATTTGTCAGTCTTATCACCTACTATTTTTGTGTGTCAATTTTCAACCTGTCACTGCTGTAGCAGATATGAAATGAATGTCAGTCAACACTTATACACAttggacaaaaaaataaaaattcttgcATTAAACAAATAGTTTTATATCATAACTATAGTTTCATATATTGGTAAAAAATCCTAACCTGTGAATTTATCCAGATGGATGTTATGGCACGCTAATGTTTAGTATTATTTAAGGAATCTGCATATTATATAAGAATTAATTGAAATATGTGGTGCTGGAATTTAGGAGGCCTGTCTATTTTCCCTAAAGCTACAGTGTTATGGTTCACTGGCCATTTagttaatgaataaaaatgtgcacTACAATAAGCCTACAACTGGCTGGTATGTTTGCCCGGATATTAACTGCGTACATATAATGTCGgtagtgtttgtttaaatgcaaaatttatACAAAATTAATGGGATTTATCTTGAACACATTTGCTCACATCATTCCATTGCATGTAAATTCTGTGAGAACCTCTGCAAGTGCATTTATGATAGCTCAAGCTCGCCGCCATGTGGCAAAAAAGAAAAGCCGCGCATGCGCAGCTGTCGCTCGACATCAGCCATTCTGTCGGCCACTATCAATCGATTAGAGAGTGGAAGATGGCGGCGCGTCGAGACTGAGCATTGAGATCGATCACCGAAACACTCGATTGGACGGATCAGTTGAAGTCCGGTAATTCTTGAAATTCGTCTATTTTATGAGGTAAATAACCTGAAACACCACTCGATCGTTTAAGTTGTTGTTAAAACGGGTCTTTAGAACAGTCTGTAAACGAATGCGTGGAGAAAATAAGTAAAGAAGAGGCAGGATTTCAGCCCACCTCTGTCAGCGCCATCTTGATCCAGCAGGGCCAGGCACGCTGAATTAATCCCGGAGCagagtgaagagagagaggactCATAATCAATCCGCAACATCGTCAAACACATTCgtgataggaatggcgcagtgGCTCGCAAAACACTAGACACGTTTGCTGTCGCTTGCTTAAGTCAGACACCAACGTGCTCAACATGGCTGTAGAGGATAGATTGATATTGAATGCAGAGTGCGTCTCGAGCGATCTCGAGATAATCGTATCAATGTTGCACGGAAATATACTCTTGACTCTTGTTACGTAGTGATAATGTTTGTTGACGTAAACAATAAAGTCTGTTGGGTGGTCATATGTCTGGTAGTGCACATGCATTGAATCATAAGGAGAAGATGCATCAGAATGGAGTCAGAGTAGATTACATAATAACTGTacaggaaaaaaataaacaataacaaccAAAGTTTGACTAAATGTGCAACCCCATTATTTGCTTTAAACGTGTGAAGCTAAACGTTTTGATAGTGAGAATACAAATTTAATGTGGATTACAAGAATAAATCTTAACAGGGGTGCTGCTCCCTGTGAGCCTCATACTTACAATAAATGCAATtgcattataataaaaaaatctttgtttatttattttattatacatcaGGGTAGTCTCTCTTAGGATCAACTCCATCCATTATGGACTTTCCTTGGCACAGTGGGAAAGTCCTTGGACAGCTCAATGAACAGCGTCAGTTGGGTCTTCTCTGTGACTGCACGTTTGTGGTGGATGGAGTAGACTTCAAGGCCCACAAGGCAGTGCTTGCAGCGTGTAGTGCTTACTTTCGCACTCTGTTTTTGGACCAGAATGACGTTGTTCATCTCGATATCAGCAATGCTGCAGGTAGGACCTCTTTCGAATGGAGAGCATTTGATCTAGGATTGCTTTTTGCATTCCTGTAACACATTTAATGCTTTTCGACAGGATTGGAGCAAGTTCTTGAGTTCATGTATACGGCAAAGCTGACCTTGAACCCTCAGAACGTCGAGGATGTCCGTGCTGTAGCCTCCTTCCTTCAAATGCAGGAAATCGTAAATGCCTGTTCAGCTTTTCAGTCCTTGGCTGTTCCTTTATCATCCAAGCCTGGTTAGTACACACTTCAGGTTTTGATGTGAAAATCAAAGAAGGTATTGGAATAAGGCACCTAATGGCTTATCTTCCTTATTTGTGTTCCTGTAAACTAGTAATTACAGAACCTGTGGAAGAACAGCAGAAATCTGTAAGGAAACCAGAGGATGCATCTTTACAGGAGGAGCCGGCGAGTGATGTAGGAGCTCAGAAAGTCAAACCTGAAGTAAACGAAGCTCCCCCACAATCAGAGACAACAGAAACTCAGGAGGTTTCTTGTAGCCCAGCTGAGAAGCAAAGCTCAAAGTCTCAGAGAGCTGCTAGCAAAGGAAGTGGATCCTCTAAGCTCGCCAGACAAAAGAAAGCTGGTGTCTCAGAGTCCAGAATAGAAACAGAGGAAGAGAGCGCCACAAAAGAGATTCCGCAACTTCAAGATGATCCGAATGATGCAGACTACACTCCCAGTCAgtgtttcatttcattcattttatgctCTCATATCATCTTTTGATACTCATCTGACACTATACTACTCTCACAGAACCCCAGAGGGCGGCAGCTAGACGGTCGTATGTTAGCACAAGAAGAAGCAAATCGAAATATGCCACTGTTCACTCACCCACACAAGGTAAACATCTACCTTCTACCCTAAAAAACAGGGTTTAACTCATGTTTTATGTTTCATGACTGCTAACATGTTTTAACAGTCGATCAAAGTGAAGAAAGCGTGCAGAAGGACGAGAGTGTTAAGAATGTTGCAGAAGATGATGGAATGGATGAAGAAGAAGTTGAGGATGAAGAGCTGGATGAGGAAGGAGATGAGGAGATGGAAACAGAGGATGGAGAAACATCTGG
Proteins encoded:
- the hspb7 gene encoding heat shock protein beta-7, which codes for MSVTNSSAYRSECSHHQTSSSSTTNPYMEKSRGLFAEDFGSFMCPKDALGFPNRTETPGNIKTLGDTYEFTVDVQDFSPEDVIVTTSNNQIEVHAEKLATDGTVMNTFTHKCQLPEDVDPTSVKSCLGADGTLTIKAQRNTAKLEHAQTFRTEIKI